In Pseudomonadota bacterium, the genomic window ACGCCGCCCGGGTCACGATGACGGAACTGACCGCCGAGCGAGAACGGGCGCTGGAACAGCAGCTCTTTGAGCTCAAGAATGAACAACAAGCCTTGAGCGATCGACAGTCGGCTTTGAACACCCGGCTCAATTTCATTGAAAACCTCGCCGCCTTGCCGTCTAAAGCCGGACCCGCCCTGCTCGAGCAAGCCGGCGATCCCACCGGTTGGGCCGCCATGTGGGAAGCCATCGGCCAAGGGGCCGAACAGACCCGATCGGCCATGCGCGCGGCGGCCTTGGGACTCGCCGATGTCGAGCGACAGATCAAAAAAGTCCAAACCGATTTGGCGCAAATCCGCACCGGTCAGCGGGCGTTACTCCGGGCGCAGATTCAGGTCAGCGCTGCCGCGGACACCCAAACCGACATCCGGGTAAGCTACCGGGTGCGTGGTGTAAGTTGGCAGCCGCGTTACGAGGCCCGGCTCGACACCGATGCCCGCACAGTCAATCTCAGCCAAATGGCGGAGGTCCGCCAGAAAACCGGCGAGGATTGGAGCGACGTGATCCTCACCCTCTCATCCACGCAACCGCAGTACAGTCATCCGCCCGAGCTACCGGATATCTGGTGGCTGGATTATCAAGTCGAGCGTCCGCCGATGCCGGTAGCCAAAACCGCCGCACTGGAACGGCTGGCACCTGAGCAAGACATGGCCACCCAGGTCATCGATACCGGTTTCGGCGTCAACTACCAAGCACCCACTCGCGTCAGCGTCGCCGCCAACAATCAACCTCAACGACTCGAATTACAAAATCACCAGTGGCCCGTCGCGCTGCGCGTGCGCATCATTCCCACGATCGCCGCCGAGCCGTGGATCGTGGCCGAAAGCCAATCCGTGTTGGAAACAGAACTGCCGGCGGGGCCCATTCACAAGTACCGCGATGGAGCCTTTGTCGGCCAGAGCCACTTGGCACTATGGGCCCCGGGGGAAACCCGCGGCCTGTATTTCGGCGTCGACCCGCGGGTGGAGGTGACCCGCCGGCGTCTGCAGGACCTCAGCGGCCAACGCGGCGTGTTCAACAAGCAAAAACGGGTCGAACATCATTACGAAACGAAGGTCGTCAACCGTCACGCCGAACCGATCGACATCACCGTGGTCGATCGAAGGCCAGTCCCTCGAAACGAGGAAATCTCGGTGTCGCTATGGGATCAGGGCACCCCACCCAGCCGCAAAGACGTGGATAATCGCCCCGGCGTTTACGCATGGGACTGGAAGGCCCAAGCGGGTCAGGAGCGGATTGTCAATTTTGGATACACCGTGACCTATCCGGTCGACCGTGCGGTGCCCGGCTTTTAGCCGCCGGCGGTTAAGATCGTTTGAAACGCCGATGGCGTCAGTCAAAAAGGCCAGTTCAGAGACCTCATGGACATCGTGTTTACCGTTATCTCCCTGGGCTTACTGGCACTGGCTGGCGTCGCCCTATTCGACCTGTTCCAGCGACGCCACAGCTTGTTGCGTATCTATCCCATCGTCGGCCGTCTGCGATATCTACTCGAATCGGTCGGCCCGGAGCTGCGTCAGTACATCGTCACCAATAACAACGAAGAACGGCCCTTCAGCCGGGATCAACGGCGCTGGATCTATGCCTCGGCCAAACAACAAAACGACTATTTCGGTTTCGGTACCGACAACGCCCTCGATCAGGCGGAGAACCACATCCTCCTGCGCCACAGCGCCTTTCCGCTGGAGCAACCGGTGGCCGGCCACCCGCTGGAGGTCGCAGGCTATCCTTTGCCCTGCGCCAAACCACTCGGGGCCGCGCGTGGACGACGCCGGGCGTTTCGCCCGGCGTCGTTGATCAACATCTCCGGCATGAGTTACGGCGCCCTGGGCGGACCCGCCGTCGCCGCCCTGAATCAGGGCGCTCGCTTGGCCGGTTGCCTTCAAAACACCGGCGAAGGCGGTATCAGTCAATACCACCAGCAAGGAGGCGATTTAATCCTCCAGATCGGTACCGGTTATTTCGGCTGCCGAGATGACCAGGGGCGGTTCCACCTGGGCCGGCTGCGCGAATGCCTGGCGGCCAATCCTCAGGTCAAGGCCCTTGAAATCAAGCTCAGCCAGGGCGCGAAACCGGGTTTGGGCGGTATGCTACCCGGCGCCAAAGTGACCGCCGAAATTGCCCAGGCCCGCGGCGTCCCCGCAGGCCAGAATTGCGTCAGCCCGGCGACTCACAGTGCGTTTTCCAATGTCGACAGCATGCTGGATTTCGTGGAACGTCTGGGCGACGAAACCGGCCTGCCGGTGGGCATTAAATCTGCCGTGGGCGAGCGGGATTTCTGGGCGGACTTGGCCCGTCAGATGGACCGTACCGAACGTGGCGTGGATTTCATCACCATCGACGGCGGCGAAGGCGGAACCGGCGCAGCCCCACTGGCCTTCAGCGACCATGTGGCTTTGACATTCAAAATCGGGTTTGCCCAAGTCTATCGG contains:
- a CDS encoding FMN-binding glutamate synthase family protein, with the translated sequence MDIVFTVISLGLLALAGVALFDLFQRRHSLLRIYPIVGRLRYLLESVGPELRQYIVTNNNEERPFSRDQRRWIYASAKQQNDYFGFGTDNALDQAENHILLRHSAFPLEQPVAGHPLEVAGYPLPCAKPLGAARGRRRAFRPASLINISGMSYGALGGPAVAALNQGARLAGCLQNTGEGGISQYHQQGGDLILQIGTGYFGCRDDQGRFHLGRLRECLAANPQVKALEIKLSQGAKPGLGGMLPGAKVTAEIAQARGVPAGQNCVSPATHSAFSNVDSMLDFVERLGDETGLPVGIKSAVGERDFWADLARQMDRTERGVDFITIDGGEGGTGAAPLAFSDHVALTFKIGFAQVYRVFLDRGLADRIVFIGSGRLGLPEEAMLALIMGCDMVHLARETMLSIGCIQAQKCHTGQCPTGITTHHPWRTRGIDPELKGVRAANYIIHLRKELIRLSRACGQVHPALVATDRCQMLDAGHVLRSLEHTFGYEKPAFALSEDDRADITELMERLEPPAAARQ
- a CDS encoding mucoidy inhibitor MuiA family protein, whose translation is MRKAAIGIILFFSIGSLPAAEIPLDSEIDRVTISPGGVATVERKAELRIPAGKHVLRLDDLPGNADAASLQVQLGDTQVRLGTVDAARVTMTELTAERERALEQQLFELKNEQQALSDRQSALNTRLNFIENLAALPSKAGPALLEQAGDPTGWAAMWEAIGQGAEQTRSAMRAAALGLADVERQIKKVQTDLAQIRTGQRALLRAQIQVSAAADTQTDIRVSYRVRGVSWQPRYEARLDTDARTVNLSQMAEVRQKTGEDWSDVILTLSSTQPQYSHPPELPDIWWLDYQVERPPMPVAKTAALERLAPEQDMATQVIDTGFGVNYQAPTRVSVAANNQPQRLELQNHQWPVALRVRIIPTIAAEPWIVAESQSVLETELPAGPIHKYRDGAFVGQSHLALWAPGETRGLYFGVDPRVEVTRRRLQDLSGQRGVFNKQKRVEHHYETKVVNRHAEPIDITVVDRRPVPRNEEISVSLWDQGTPPSRKDVDNRPGVYAWDWKAQAGQERIVNFGYTVTYPVDRAVPGF